Sequence from the Trueperaceae bacterium genome:
TCGACGGATTGCTGCTCGGCGCCATAGTCTCGAGCACCGACGCCGCCGCCGTTTTCTCGGTCATGCGCTCCCGTGGGATCGGACTTCGGGATCACCTGCGGCGTCTGCTCGAGCTCGAATCCGGGAGCAACGACCCGATGGCGATCTTCCTGACTACCGGGGTCATCGGGTTGATCGTCCAACCGAGCAGTTCGATCCTCGGCCTGGTGCCGATGTTCGTCGTCCAGATGGTCCTCGGAGCGGCCATAGGCCTGGGCGTCGGCTGGGCTATGGTCTGGGTGATAAACCGGATAAACCTCACCGCCGACGGCCTCTACTCGGTCCTCACCCTGGCGATAGTGCTACTCGTGTACGGGCTCGCCGCAGTGACGGGCGGTAACGGCTTCCTGGCCGTTTATCTCGCCGGCATGATGATGGGCAATCAGGACTTCATCCACAAGCGGAGCATCCGCCGCTTCCACGACGGATTGGGCTGGCTGATGCAGATCGCGATGTTCATCACCCTGGGCCTGCTTGTATTCCCCTCTCAGTTGCGGCCGGTCATCTGGACGGGCCTGGCGCTGGCTCTGTTCCTCATCCTCGTGGCCCGGCCACTGGGCGTGTTCCTGGCACTCCTCCCCTTCCCGATGCCCAAGCGGGAGAAGGCGATGATCTCGTGGGTGGGCTTGCGGGGGGCGGTGCCCATCATCCTCGCGACCTATCCTCTGGTTAGCGAGGTACCGAACGCCGACGTGATCTTCCACGTGATCTTCTTCGTCGTCATCGTGTCGGTGCTCCTCCAGGGGCCGCTCATCCCGGTGGTGGCACGCTGGCTGAACGCCGACGAACCTCTCGCTCAAGCCTCTCCCCGCTATCCGCTCGAGTTCGAGCAGACTGCCGATCTCGACAGCGACCTCGTCGAGGTACCGGTACCGGGCGGCTCGCCCGCCGTCGGCAGGTCGATAGTCGACCTGCACCTGCCAGAACCCGCTCTGGTGGTGCTGATAAGCAGAGACGACAAGTTCATCGTTCCGCGGGGCAGCACTGTGATCCTGGAGGGCGACCGGTTGCTCGTCCTTGCCGACGAGGAGAGCCTGGCCGGCGTCCGCCGGACCCTGGACATCGCCGGCTGAGGAGCGGGCAGTTCCCGCCGGTCCTCCGGCCCACGTCCGAACCCCGCCGAACCCCTTGGGCCGGGCGGCCCGGAATGCGAGACTGAGACATGGCTGACGAGATGCTGCCCAAGGTAAGCAAGGAGTTGACGGACAAGCGGAAACGGCTCGCCCCCGAGACCTTCGAGGCCTGGCGGGCATTCAGCCGGCAGGTCTTCGCCGACGGCGCCCTGCCGGGCAAGACCAAGCAACTGATCGCCGTTGCCGTGGCTCACGTGACCCAGTGCCCCTACTGCGTCAAGGGCCACACGAGGCAAGCGCTTGCGGCTGGCGCCACCGAAGAGGAGTTGATGGAGGCGATCTGGGTGGCTGCCGAGATGCGCGCCGGCGCTGGCTACGCCCACTCGCTCGTCGCCATCGACGCGATGCCGCACCATGAGCATGGCAGCGGAAGCGGCGACCATTAGGACGAGTTGGTGGCGATCGGGCCGGTCGCTTCCGGCCCGACGCAAGCGACCTCATCGGCTGGGCTTCGCGGAGCGAACTGGCACCCTGTAGCGGGCGAGGTTGACCGCACCTGGTCAACTATCTATAGTTGCTTACTAGTTGTTAGTGGGAAGGCTGAGCAGGCCGCCCGGACGAGGAGCAACGATGATCGCAGTTACGGGAGCAAGCGGCCACCTGGGCCGACTGATAGTGAGCGAACTTCTCGACAGGAACGTCCCTGCCGGAGAGATCGTGGCGATAGTCCGCACGCCGGCGAAGGCGAGTGACCTCGCCTCCCGCGGGGTGGAGGTGAGGAACGCCGACTACGACGACGGTGACAGCCTGGTAGCGGCATTCGAAGGCATCGATAGACTGCTTCTGGTGTCGGCGAGCGACGTGGGCAAGCGAGTGGAGCAGCATCGCCAGGTGGTGAACGCCGCCAGGCAGACGGGGGTGGAGCATCTCGTCTACACGAGCATCCTCGCCGCGGACAGCGCCGACACCATCCTCAGTCGGGAGCACAGCGCCACCGAACGGCTGATCCTTCGTTCGGGCATCGCCCACACCTTCCTGCGCAATGGCTGGTATCTCGAGAACTACACCGGCACTCTCGGCCAGGCGCTCGAGAACGGCGCCATACTCGGTACGGCCGGCGCTGGCCGGGTTAGCGCGGCAGCGCGGGCCGACTACGCCGCTGCTGCGGCAACGGTGATCACCGAGGAGGGCCACGAGGGCCGGACCTACGAGTTGGGTGGCGATGAGGCATTCACCATGACCGAACTCGCGGAGGAGGTTAGCCGGCAGAGCGGCCAGCCGGTCGAGTACCGCGACCTGCCCGCAGAGGAGTACCGGAACGCGCTCCTCGGCTTCGGCCTACCCGAGCCGGTGGCCGAGATGTTGGCCGATGCCGACGAGGGACTCGAACGCGGAGTCCTCTACACCGACAGCGAGGACCTGAGGCGGCTCATCGGGAGACCTACCACCACCCTCACCCAGGCCGTCGCGGCCGCCCTTGGGGACTGAAGTCGTGTTCGCTGGGCCGCCCGTTCCCTACTCGTCGGTTCCTCCGGCGAAGATCGGTGTCCATGCTCCCCAGAGGTTGCCCGATCGGACCCACGTAGGCACGGTAACCCTCCAGGTCGCTGACCTCGACAGGTCGCTGGAGTTCTACCGAGGAGTCATCGGTTTCCGCCTGCTGTCGCGGGGCGAGGGAACCGCCCGACTTGGCGCCGCGGGCAGTGAGGACGCCCTCCTCGAACTGAAGGAGAAACCGGGTGCGAGGCCGGCGGCGCGAAACGCTCGGTTGGGCATCTACCACTTCGCCGTGCTTCTGCCGTCGCGCGCCGACTTGGGCCGCTTCCTGCGGCACGCCTACGCCAGCGGGGCGCGCATCGGCCAGGCCGACCACCTCTACAGCGAGGCCACCTACCTCACCGATCCGGACGGGATAGACCTCGAGGTCTACCGCGACCGTCCGCGGGACGAGTGGACCTTGGCTGCCGACGGGGAGATCATCGGGTCGACGGAACCGCTCGACCTCGAAGGGGTGGCCGCCGCCGCGGGCGCAGAGCCGTGGGCCGGTCTTCCCCAGGGGACGACGATGGGCCACATGCACTTCTTCGTCGGTGACCTGGTGAAGGCCGAGGAGTTCTACCACCGGACGCTCGGCCTCGACAAAGTCACCTGGCACTTCCCGGGCGCACTGTTCCTCTCTGCCGGCGGCTACCACCACCACGTGGGCGCGAACGTCTGGGCGGCCGGCTCCCGGCCATCGGGCCCGGACGACGCCCGGCTCCTCACCTGGGAGCTCCGGCTGCCTGGCCCGGAGGACGTCGCAGCAGTGGCCTCGCGCTTGCGCGCAGCCGGCTACCCGGTGACCGAGCAGGACGGCACTTTTCTCGCCGACGACCCCTGGGGGATCACCGTCAGCCTTTCGGCCGAAGGAGCTATCGCAACTGCTTGACGCTCGCTCCGAGCCACCTATATACTGCGCAGGCTGCTGGGTCGTTAGCTCAGTCGGTAGAGCAGCTGACTTTTAATCAGCGGGTCGTAGGTTCGAGCCCTACACGACCCACCAAAGAGCGGCCCCTTCGACTAGCGGTTTAGGTCACCACCCTTTCAAGGTGGCGGCACGGGTTCGAATCCCGTAGGGGTCACCAAGATTCGAGGAGGCCGACTGAGCGCCTCCTCGATTCACTTTCCTCGGCAACGGGGGCGATTAGCTCAGCTGGAAGAGCGGCCGCCTTACAAGCGGTAGGTCGGCGGTTCGAGCCCGTCATCGCCCACCACAGAAATGGCCGTACGGAGCGGCGAAGGAAAGGCCCGCGTAAAGCGGGCCTTTCCTCTCTTCGAGGCAAGAACGGCTACCGTGGTGCCAAATTAGACCCGAGTCAAGCGACAGCTAGGACGCAGGGTAGATCCAGAGCCCACGGCGGGCAAGCTGGCCCTGATACGAGGGAGCAGTGCTTCCCGAGCACCAGCGGTGACGACGTGACCTCTCGCATCAGCTGCTCGGCGCACTCTCCGGGAAGGGGCCGGTGGGAAGCGCGTTCAGGGTGGTCCAGTAGTGGCCGATGCGTCCCATCAATTCCGACAGGTCGCCAGCCTCTACCGGCTTGAGCACGTGAGAGTTGGCCCGCAACTGATAACTGAGCTCCGACAGCCCGACGTCGGGGTAGCCGGTAAGCACGATGACAGGGAGGTGGTAAGTCCTCCGGTGCGCCCGGATCTCCCGGAGAACGTCGTGGCCGTTTACATGGTCGCTCAGATGGACGTCGAGGATCACCGCTCGCGGCAGCGGGACGCTCTCGTCGAAGAGTTTGGCCAGGGCCTCCTGCGGTTCGCGGCACACATCGACTACGACCTCCGGCAGGGCCTTGTTCAGTGCCCACGTCATCAGCTCGCAGTCGTCCCGGCTGTCGTCGATGATGAGTATGTCAGGGACCATAGTCTCTCACGAACCTTCCGAAGGAGATCCGCCTCCGAGTAACCGTACGCCAGGGCGACTTGATTGTCTGGGGCCTCCTGCGAGGGCCTTTCGGGTATCCGGGTATCTAGCGCCCCAGGATTACCGTCTTTTACGGCATCGACACGGCCACCCACGCTCCGCTTCAAGGAGGATCTCGTGATCCTCCGGTTCTAGTCCGGAGTACGCCCGCCACCTACCGCCTGCTGGTCGACAGCTGGTAAGAGAGACGCTCGCTGCGCGAGTTCGGGGCTGGCGTAGAAATAGGTCATGACGGCTCCCACCCGTGGCTGGGGGAAAGTGACCTGGTACACGAGCACGCTCTACTTGATTGCGCTTGCGTCTAGCCGCCTCTCATGTCGGCACGTTAGCTTGTCGGCTGGATGAGTTCGAGCAGGACAAAGCCCGAAGGTGCGAGCGAGCCGTATCTACTCTGTGTCGAGGACAATGCCGACGACTGTTTCCTGACACGGCGCACGTTGGCTCGGAATGACTTCCCGCACGCGGTGGTGTGCGTGGCAGACGGTGCTCAAGCTCTCGAACACGTCCAGCACGCGGCGACAGCGCCGCTCGCCATCCTCCTGGACTCCCGCCTGCCGAAGCTCGACGGACATGAGGTCCTGTTGGCCTTGCGTTCGGATGAGAGCACCCGCCGGATCCCGGTGCTGCTCCTCGTCGGGTCTTTCGACGAGACCCGTAAAGCTTGGCGGGAAACAGCCGATGCCTGCCTGCTCAAACCGCTCGACTGGCAGGAGCTCGACGCCGAACTGACGCGCCTGGGCGTCCTCGCCGACGGTACTCCGGTCATCGGCAACCGAGCGATCGGAGCCCGGGTCTAGGCGTCTTCGACCAGCTCTATAGTCCACTCCCTACTGATAACTGTTCGTTCCTGGAGATGCCGCAGGTAGTGAAGCGTCAGGTGGGGGCGTAGACGTCTTCAGCCGCCGTATCGTCCCCCAAACTGACCTGCTCCCATCACTCACATCGCTGGAGCCCCGTCTCCGAATCGTGTCTATCGCCCGTTAGGTATTGACTTTGACGCTACGTCAACCCCGATACTCACCTTGGTCGAACTGTCGACCGGACGGGAGGTGAGGTTGAGTTCAAGCGAAGAGTGGTCGATCCAGCAGCTGGCAAGGGCAGCCGGTACGACCAGCAGGACGCTCCGCCACTACGACCAGCTCGGCCTGCTCAGGCCCAGCCGGATCGGCGACAACGGCTACCGGTACTACGACAGTGCCGCCCTCTTGCGCCTGCAACGGATCCTCCTGCTGCGGGAACTCGGTTTGGGCCTTCCCGTGATCGGTCAGGTCCTTGCCGGCCAGCGGGACGCTGCAGCCGCACTTCGGACGCACCTGGAGCTGCTCGAAGTGGAGAGAGTCAGGCTCGCACGCCTGACGGAAACCGTGAGAGAGACGATCGAGAAGGTCGAGAGAGGTGAGGCGCTGATGGCGGAAGAGATGTTCGAAGGATTCGATCACAGCCGCTACAAGGCTGAGGTCATCGAACGGTGGGGCAAGGATGCCTACGAGCGGGGCGACAAGTGGTGGCGTTCGCTGTCGGAGGACGAGAAGCGGCAGTTCGGGCAACTCCACCTCGACATCGCGGCCGACTTCGGGAAGGCGATGGCGGCCGGCCGAGAGCCCGCAAGCGACGAGGTCCAGGCGATAGTGGAGCGCCACTACGGCTGGATCAAGATCGGGTGGCAGGGTCGCGAGCCGAGCGCCGAGGCGTACCGCGGACTGGCAGAGATGTACGTGAACGACCCGAGGTTCGCGGCCAACTACGACGAGCACGGCGAAGGCGGCGCCAAGTACGTTCGCGATGCGATGAATGTCTTCGCGGATCGCAGATTGAAGTAAGCGGAGTCGGTTCGCGATAACGCGGGCCGACTCGGTCTTGCCGCCTCCGCGCAACCTCGTAACGCGCCGCCCGGCCGAATACGTTGGGCTACACCTGCCCGCCCCCGCAGTGCCGATGCCCTCGAGCCCTGGTGAAGGTTCGCGGCTTTCCGCTAGACTCGGCTGGAAGCTGGAGG
This genomic interval carries:
- a CDS encoding potassium/proton antiporter, with the protein product MLRQAERRPNIFIDQLLLGIAILLVIAIFASKASGRLGLPSLLLFLAVGMLAGSEGIGGIEFADVGMAQTLGVVALAFILFSGGLDTSWPSVRPVLWPALSLSTVAVLLTAVSMGLFATWLFGLRFIDGLLLGAIVSSTDAAAVFSVMRSRGIGLRDHLRRLLELESGSNDPMAIFLTTGVIGLIVQPSSSILGLVPMFVVQMVLGAAIGLGVGWAMVWVINRINLTADGLYSVLTLAIVLLVYGLAAVTGGNGFLAVYLAGMMMGNQDFIHKRSIRRFHDGLGWLMQIAMFITLGLLVFPSQLRPVIWTGLALALFLILVARPLGVFLALLPFPMPKREKAMISWVGLRGAVPIILATYPLVSEVPNADVIFHVIFFVVIVSVLLQGPLIPVVARWLNADEPLAQASPRYPLEFEQTADLDSDLVEVPVPGGSPAVGRSIVDLHLPEPALVVLISRDDKFIVPRGSTVILEGDRLLVLADEESLAGVRRTLDIAG
- a CDS encoding carboxymuconolactone decarboxylase family protein, which gives rise to MADEMLPKVSKELTDKRKRLAPETFEAWRAFSRQVFADGALPGKTKQLIAVAVAHVTQCPYCVKGHTRQALAAGATEEELMEAIWVAAEMRAGAGYAHSLVAIDAMPHHEHGSGSGDH
- a CDS encoding SDR family oxidoreductase, which translates into the protein MIAVTGASGHLGRLIVSELLDRNVPAGEIVAIVRTPAKASDLASRGVEVRNADYDDGDSLVAAFEGIDRLLLVSASDVGKRVEQHRQVVNAARQTGVEHLVYTSILAADSADTILSREHSATERLILRSGIAHTFLRNGWYLENYTGTLGQALENGAILGTAGAGRVSAAARADYAAAAATVITEEGHEGRTYELGGDEAFTMTELAEEVSRQSGQPVEYRDLPAEEYRNALLGFGLPEPVAEMLADADEGLERGVLYTDSEDLRRLIGRPTTTLTQAVAAALGD
- a CDS encoding VOC family protein; amino-acid sequence: MPDRTHVGTVTLQVADLDRSLEFYRGVIGFRLLSRGEGTARLGAAGSEDALLELKEKPGARPAARNARLGIYHFAVLLPSRADLGRFLRHAYASGARIGQADHLYSEATYLTDPDGIDLEVYRDRPRDEWTLAADGEIIGSTEPLDLEGVAAAAGAEPWAGLPQGTTMGHMHFFVGDLVKAEEFYHRTLGLDKVTWHFPGALFLSAGGYHHHVGANVWAAGSRPSGPDDARLLTWELRLPGPEDVAAVASRLRAAGYPVTEQDGTFLADDPWGITVSLSAEGAIATA
- a CDS encoding response regulator, translated to MVPDILIIDDSRDDCELMTWALNKALPEVVVDVCREPQEALAKLFDESVPLPRAVILDVHLSDHVNGHDVLREIRAHRRTYHLPVIVLTGYPDVGLSELSYQLRANSHVLKPVEAGDLSELMGRIGHYWTTLNALPTGPFPESAPSS
- a CDS encoding response regulator — protein: MSSSRTKPEGASEPYLLCVEDNADDCFLTRRTLARNDFPHAVVCVADGAQALEHVQHAATAPLAILLDSRLPKLDGHEVLLALRSDESTRRIPVLLLVGSFDETRKAWRETADACLLKPLDWQELDAELTRLGVLADGTPVIGNRAIGARV
- a CDS encoding TipAS antibiotic-recognition domain-containing protein, encoding MSSSEEWSIQQLARAAGTTSRTLRHYDQLGLLRPSRIGDNGYRYYDSAALLRLQRILLLRELGLGLPVIGQVLAGQRDAAAALRTHLELLEVERVRLARLTETVRETIEKVERGEALMAEEMFEGFDHSRYKAEVIERWGKDAYERGDKWWRSLSEDEKRQFGQLHLDIAADFGKAMAAGREPASDEVQAIVERHYGWIKIGWQGREPSAEAYRGLAEMYVNDPRFAANYDEHGEGGAKYVRDAMNVFADRRLK